A single Nostoc sp. PCC 7107 DNA region contains:
- the menB gene encoding 1,4-dihydroxy-2-naphthoyl-CoA synthase: MQVNWQSVKTYEDILYHKTDGIAKITINRPHKRNAFRPKTVFELYDAFCDAREDTNIGVVLFTGAGPHTDGKYAFCSGGDQSVRGEGGYVDDAGIPRLNVLDLQRLIRSMPKVVIALVAGYAIGGGHVLHLICDLTIAADNAIFGQTGPKVGSFDGGFGASYLARSVGQKKAREIWFLCRQYNAQEALDMGLINCIVPVEELENEGVQWAQEILQKSPIAIRCLKAAFNADCDGQAGLQELAGNATLLYYMTEEGAEGKQAFLEKRSPNFRSFPWLP, from the coding sequence ATGCAAGTTAACTGGCAATCTGTCAAAACCTACGAAGATATCCTTTATCACAAAACCGATGGTATTGCAAAAATCACCATCAACCGCCCACACAAACGTAATGCTTTCCGTCCGAAAACTGTCTTTGAATTGTACGACGCGTTTTGTGATGCCCGTGAAGATACAAATATTGGGGTAGTTCTATTTACTGGTGCTGGCCCTCATACTGATGGCAAGTATGCTTTCTGTTCTGGTGGTGATCAAAGTGTGCGGGGAGAGGGGGGTTATGTAGATGATGCGGGAATTCCTCGCTTGAATGTGCTGGATTTACAGCGATTGATACGTTCGATGCCAAAAGTCGTGATTGCTTTAGTTGCGGGATATGCGATCGGTGGTGGACACGTTTTACACTTGATTTGTGACCTCACTATTGCGGCAGATAACGCTATTTTTGGCCAAACTGGCCCCAAGGTTGGCAGTTTTGATGGTGGTTTTGGTGCTAGTTATCTCGCCCGCAGTGTTGGGCAAAAAAAAGCGCGAGAAATTTGGTTCCTCTGCCGTCAATACAATGCCCAAGAGGCGCTAGATATGGGTTTAATTAACTGTATTGTGCCGGTAGAAGAATTAGAAAATGAAGGTGTTCAATGGGCGCAAGAAATTTTACAAAAAAGCCCGATCGCTATTCGCTGTCTCAAAGCCGCATTCAACGCCGATTGTGACGGACAAGCTGGTTTACAAGAACTAGCGGGGAATGCAACTTTACTCTATTACATGACAGAAGAAGGCGCAGAAGGTAAACAAGCATTTTTAGAAAAGCGATCGCCCAATTTTCGTTCCTTCCCTTGGCTACCTTAA
- a CDS encoding M23 family metallopeptidase, with protein sequence MSIENHAKNSQNWQVSRHTKNLFYGIFASLPLALALPAAALQVQLSPSNPQLGDTLSVMIDVNQQDNQQPKVVVGEKTYPAFAISPNKYRAFIPTTPLETAGNRTLKIVGDGQVQNLTVKLRSRKFPVQRITLSPGKSADGATEYELKRVAAFKALQTPEKYWNGKFIAPSKARISSIYGVRRYYNGKFAKDYYHRGVDYAGATGSPVTAPASGRVALVGTVSQGFRVHGNVVGIDHGQGVTSIFLHLSRINVKEGDFVKAGQLIGAVGSTGASTGPHLHWGLYVNGQSVDPVPWRTQVFQ encoded by the coding sequence ATGTCTATCGAGAATCACGCTAAAAATTCTCAGAATTGGCAAGTAAGTCGCCATACTAAAAATCTTTTCTATGGGATATTTGCATCTTTACCCCTAGCCTTGGCATTACCAGCAGCAGCTTTGCAAGTGCAGTTATCTCCTAGTAATCCGCAGTTGGGAGATACCCTGTCTGTGATGATTGATGTCAATCAACAAGATAATCAGCAACCAAAAGTAGTAGTAGGCGAGAAAACCTATCCAGCTTTTGCCATTTCCCCCAATAAATATCGTGCTTTTATTCCTACAACTCCACTGGAAACAGCCGGAAATAGAACATTGAAAATTGTGGGAGATGGCCAAGTACAGAACTTAACAGTCAAATTGCGATCGCGCAAGTTCCCTGTACAACGTATTACTCTATCACCAGGCAAATCTGCTGATGGAGCAACAGAGTACGAACTCAAGCGTGTAGCAGCTTTCAAAGCCTTGCAAACACCAGAAAAATATTGGAACGGTAAATTTATCGCTCCCAGTAAAGCCCGGATTAGTTCAATCTATGGCGTACGTCGTTACTATAATGGTAAATTTGCTAAAGATTATTATCATCGGGGTGTTGACTACGCCGGAGCCACAGGTTCACCTGTAACTGCGCCAGCATCTGGGCGAGTTGCTTTAGTTGGTACAGTATCTCAAGGCTTCCGAGTTCATGGCAATGTAGTTGGCATTGATCACGGTCAAGGAGTGACCAGCATATTTTTGCACCTAAGTCGCATTAACGTTAAGGAAGGCGACTTTGTCAAAGCCGGTCAATTAATTGGCGCAGTGGGTTCAACAGGTGCTTCTACAGGGCCGCATTTGCACTGGGGTTTATATGTCAATGGCCAATCTGTTGACCCAGTACCCTGGCGAACACAGGTTTTTCAATAA
- a CDS encoding gamma-glutamylcyclotransferase, with translation MTKISEEVRVFVYGTLKPGEANYQKYCAGKVVNAQRAVILGKLFALPLGYPAVTPGQNQVHGYLLSFAEPKILQALDHLEDYQPNRPVTENLYNRQQIEVYTPQGDVLGLVWVYLMTLELVNQFNGTLLTDGWWSGCGLTLAGN, from the coding sequence ATGACAAAAATTTCTGAAGAAGTACGGGTTTTTGTTTACGGTACACTCAAACCCGGTGAAGCTAATTATCAAAAATACTGTGCAGGAAAGGTGGTAAATGCTCAAAGGGCAGTTATACTAGGCAAACTGTTTGCTTTGCCTCTGGGCTACCCAGCAGTGACACCGGGACAAAATCAAGTCCACGGCTATTTGCTTTCTTTTGCTGAACCAAAAATTTTACAAGCTTTAGATCATCTAGAAGATTACCAACCCAATAGACCAGTCACAGAAAACCTTTACAATCGCCAACAAATTGAAGTTTACACTCCACAAGGCGATGTTCTGGGTTTGGTTTGGGTTTATCTGATGACCTTAGAGCTTGTCAACCAATTCAACGGCACTCTTCTCACCGATGGCTGGTGGAGTGGCTGCGGTTTAACGCTCGCTGGAAATTAA
- a CDS encoding DUF2887 domain-containing protein, translated as MRRDSIFYKLFQQFPGLLFELVDQPPSEAENYLFESVEIKETAFRIDGVFLPPANAASKVVFFAEVQFQKDEDLYHRFFSELFLFLYRHSIRYDDWFGVVIFPSRNLEPSNPRIHQALLQSNQVRRVYLDELGDLRQQPLGLALMLLTTTPETEAVEAARYLLEQAQQQSEQAIINLVTTIILYKFSTLSREEIEAMLGLISEEPRAIREAKEEARKEEAQSLILRLLNRRVGTIDDELQRQIQALSLEQVEALGEALLDFAAIADLETWLQT; from the coding sequence ATGCGCCGCGACTCTATTTTCTACAAATTATTCCAACAATTTCCCGGTTTGCTGTTTGAATTAGTAGATCAACCACCATCAGAAGCTGAGAATTATTTATTTGAATCGGTGGAAATTAAAGAAACAGCATTCCGAATTGACGGAGTGTTTCTACCTCCAGCTAATGCAGCATCCAAAGTCGTCTTCTTTGCTGAAGTGCAGTTTCAAAAGGACGAAGACTTGTACCATCGCTTTTTTAGCGAATTGTTTTTGTTTCTCTACCGCCACTCGATTCGTTATGATGACTGGTTTGGAGTGGTTATTTTTCCTTCGCGCAATTTAGAACCTTCAAATCCCCGAATTCACCAAGCATTATTACAAAGCAATCAAGTCCGGCGAGTGTATTTGGATGAATTAGGCGATTTACGACAACAACCTTTAGGATTGGCTTTGATGTTGCTGACGACAACGCCTGAAACCGAAGCAGTGGAAGCAGCACGGTATCTGCTAGAACAAGCACAGCAACAATCAGAACAAGCCATAATAAATTTAGTGACAACGATTATACTCTACAAGTTTTCTACCCTAAGTCGAGAGGAGATTGAAGCAATGTTGGGACTGATTTCAGAAGAACCACGGGCTATTCGAGAAGCAAAGGAAGAAGCACGAAAAGAAGAAGCGCAATCGCTCATTCTCCGACTTTTAAACCGACGAGTAGGTACAATTGACGATGAACTTCAGCGCCAAATTCAGGCGTTGTCGTTAGAACAGGTAGAAGCATTGGGTGAAGCTTTGCTGGATTTTGCAGCGATCGCGGATTTAGAAACTTGGTTACAAACTTAA
- a CDS encoding late competence development ComFB family protein has translation MSIEKIVEQALQDGYLTPAMEAEVGRICDNASELSIEEYMALDRLMGALLTGEVVAVPRKQFINVMEELVLTEAIARVAEIEATSESSLDVGDIAAYALNRLPPLYATTEEGANYQRIRAKADLQELISQQVNEAIGRNLDQPNDNRTPFLPKNTGNEVLRQVSTLLQVYAPSFEQK, from the coding sequence ATGAGTATTGAGAAAATTGTAGAACAAGCTCTCCAGGATGGTTATCTCACACCCGCAATGGAAGCAGAAGTTGGGCGAATTTGTGATAACGCATCGGAACTTTCGATAGAAGAATATATGGCTCTGGATCGATTAATGGGAGCCTTATTAACTGGTGAGGTAGTGGCGGTACCTCGCAAACAATTTATCAACGTCATGGAAGAATTGGTCTTGACTGAAGCGATCGCCCGTGTCGCCGAAATTGAAGCTACCAGCGAGAGTTCTCTAGATGTGGGTGATATCGCTGCTTATGCCCTCAACCGCTTACCACCTTTATATGCCACCACAGAAGAAGGTGCTAACTACCAACGTATACGCGCCAAAGCTGATCTACAAGAGTTGATTTCTCAACAAGTAAATGAAGCAATCGGTCGTAACCTTGATCAACCCAACGATAACAGAACACCATTCTTGCCCAAAAACACTGGTAATGAGGTTCTCCGCCAAGTTAGTACCTTACTCCAAGTTTACGCCCCTAGCTTTGAGCAAAAATGA
- the menD gene encoding 2-succinyl-5-enolpyruvyl-6-hydroxy-3-cyclohexene-1-carboxylic-acid synthase — protein MLVAYRNVNQLWAFVLTETLKRLGLTCAVICPGSRSTPLTVAFAQQVPDIEAISILDERSAAFFALGVAKATGRPVALVCTSGTAGANFYPAVIEAKESRVPLLILTTDRPPELRDCHSGQTIDQVKLYGSYPNWQTELALPAANIEMLAYLRQTVIYAWERTQTPSKGSVHFNIPFRDPLAPVPDGTDFQFDSEAFFAAVTNTLPILHSQFPIPQVWQNCDRGIIIAGVAQPQNPEDYCRAIATLSQTLQWPVLAEGLSPLRNYADLNPHLISTYDLILRNQQLAKQLAPEMVIQVGDMPTSKELRTWLSSTQPQRWVIDPSDQNLDPLHGQTTHLRISVDELEITEINKNNSLSEYLQSWCIAEAKVRVAVDQTMGKMEDSFEGKAAWLLSQTLPAGTPLFIANSMPVRDVEYFWQPNNLKVRTYFNRGANGIDGTLSTALGISHGQQSSVMLTGDLALLHDTNGFLIRNKFIGHLTIVLINNNGGGIFEMLPIAKFDPPFEEFFGTPQDIDFAQLCAAYSVQHELITSWEELQRKINPLPSKGIRVLELQTNRKADAKWRQENLKKFVVEVVFDF, from the coding sequence ATGCTGGTCGCCTATAGGAATGTTAATCAACTTTGGGCTTTTGTTTTGACGGAGACATTAAAGCGTCTAGGTTTAACTTGTGCTGTAATTTGTCCTGGTTCCCGTTCTACACCCCTAACAGTTGCCTTTGCTCAACAAGTACCCGATATTGAAGCTATATCTATTCTCGATGAACGCTCCGCGGCTTTTTTTGCCTTGGGAGTAGCTAAAGCCACCGGAAGACCTGTAGCACTGGTTTGTACTTCTGGGACAGCCGGCGCAAACTTTTATCCCGCAGTGATTGAAGCTAAAGAAAGTCGTGTACCACTGCTAATATTGACTACCGATAGACCACCAGAACTGCGAGATTGTCACTCTGGTCAAACTATCGACCAAGTGAAATTATATGGTAGTTATCCCAATTGGCAAACTGAGTTAGCTTTACCTGCTGCAAATATAGAAATGCTGGCTTATTTGCGACAAACGGTAATTTATGCTTGGGAGAGAACGCAAACACCAAGCAAAGGGTCAGTACATTTCAACATTCCCTTCCGTGATCCTCTTGCACCGGTTCCCGACGGTACTGACTTTCAGTTTGACTCAGAAGCATTCTTCGCCGCAGTCACAAATACTCTCCCCATTCTCCACTCTCAATTTCCCATTCCCCAAGTATGGCAAAATTGCGATCGCGGGATAATTATTGCTGGAGTTGCTCAACCTCAAAATCCTGAAGATTATTGTAGGGCGATCGCAACACTCTCTCAAACTCTGCAATGGCCTGTCCTCGCTGAAGGACTTTCGCCACTGAGAAATTATGCTGACCTCAACCCTCATTTAATTTCCACCTACGACCTGATTTTACGTAATCAGCAATTAGCAAAGCAGTTAGCACCAGAAATGGTCATCCAGGTGGGAGATATGCCTACCAGTAAAGAACTGCGGACTTGGTTAAGTTCTACACAACCCCAACGCTGGGTAATTGACCCTAGTGACCAAAACCTTGATCCTCTCCACGGTCAGACAACGCATTTACGAATAAGTGTAGATGAGTTGGAGATAACCGAAATTAACAAGAACAATTCCCTGTCGGAATATCTGCAAAGTTGGTGTATTGCAGAAGCGAAAGTCAGAGTCGCCGTTGACCAGACTATGGGGAAAATGGAGGATTCATTTGAAGGTAAAGCGGCCTGGTTGTTGTCTCAAACACTCCCCGCAGGAACGCCGTTATTTATTGCCAATAGTATGCCTGTGCGAGATGTGGAGTATTTTTGGCAACCAAATAATTTAAAGGTGCGAACATATTTTAACCGCGGTGCAAATGGGATTGATGGCACGTTATCCACCGCATTAGGAATTTCTCATGGTCAACAAAGTAGTGTCATGTTAACAGGAGATTTAGCATTATTACATGACACGAATGGGTTTTTGATCCGCAATAAATTTATTGGTCATCTCACAATTGTTTTAATTAATAACAACGGTGGCGGAATTTTTGAAATGTTACCCATCGCTAAATTCGACCCACCATTTGAAGAATTTTTTGGCACTCCCCAGGATATTGATTTTGCTCAGTTGTGCGCTGCATATAGTGTGCAGCATGAATTAATAACTTCTTGGGAAGAGTTACAGAGAAAAATAAATCCATTACCAAGTAAAGGAATTAGAGTTTTAGAGTTGCAGACAAATCGTAAAGCTGATGCTAAATGGCGACAGGAAAATTTAAAGAAGTTTGTCGTAGAAGTTGTATTTGATTTTTAA
- a CDS encoding DUF721 domain-containing protein: MSLKSVNDILGFLEQQARWQEQPFQKVLHFWAEVVGAAAAKHTQPLVIQRDVLRVATSSAAWAQNLAFKRQIILLKLNENLPNPLVDIRFSTAGWQNSSAKPQQQLTGSPQEHPSYLGNVSYVQRDDSQTLENPQTAFGLWAKKMQVRSYGLPLCPQCQSPTPPGEIERWQVCAVCASKQF; this comes from the coding sequence ATGTCTTTGAAATCAGTCAATGATATTTTAGGCTTTTTAGAACAACAAGCCAGATGGCAAGAGCAGCCATTTCAAAAAGTGCTTCATTTTTGGGCAGAAGTGGTAGGTGCAGCAGCCGCTAAACATACCCAACCATTAGTGATTCAGCGTGATGTTTTGCGAGTGGCGACTTCAAGTGCTGCTTGGGCGCAAAATCTGGCTTTTAAACGCCAAATCATCCTGTTAAAGTTAAATGAAAATTTGCCTAACCCATTGGTTGATATCCGCTTTTCTACGGCTGGGTGGCAGAATTCTTCAGCAAAGCCACAGCAACAACTCACAGGTTCGCCGCAAGAACATCCTAGTTATCTGGGAAATGTGAGTTATGTGCAGCGTGATGATTCGCAAACGTTGGAAAATCCTCAGACGGCCTTTGGACTATGGGCTAAAAAAATGCAAGTGCGATCGTATGGTTTACCTCTTTGTCCCCAATGTCAATCTCCTACCCCTCCAGGAGAAATTGAGCGCTGGCAAGTTTGTGCTGTTTGTGCCTCTAAGCAGTTTTGA
- a CDS encoding PspA/IM30 family protein translates to MELIKRILRVIRANLNSLIGSAEDPEKILEQAVAEMQENLVRLRQGLAQAIATQKRTERQAIAAQSTAETWYRNAQIAIKKGNEPLAREALTKRRAYQETATSLSNQIGQQTEIVERLKKDMRSLEAKISEAKTKKDMYIARARSAEASYRLQEMLSGASATSSLNAFERMEEKVFQIEAKSAAIGQLDGDDLQKQFTSLESAKSIDAELATMKQQALHESESTPPQQLSPDPEP, encoded by the coding sequence ATGGAATTAATCAAGCGTATCCTGCGGGTAATTCGCGCTAACCTCAATAGTCTGATAGGCAGTGCAGAAGATCCAGAAAAAATTTTGGAACAAGCCGTCGCCGAAATGCAAGAAAATTTAGTGCGCTTGCGACAGGGGTTAGCACAAGCCATCGCTACCCAAAAACGCACTGAACGCCAAGCAATAGCCGCCCAATCCACAGCAGAAACATGGTATCGTAATGCCCAAATTGCCATAAAAAAGGGCAATGAACCTCTAGCTAGAGAAGCCCTAACCAAGCGTCGCGCTTATCAAGAAACTGCCACTTCCCTCTCCAATCAAATCGGTCAACAAACCGAAATTGTCGAGCGACTGAAGAAAGATATGCGATCGCTAGAAGCCAAAATTTCGGAAGCCAAAACTAAAAAAGATATGTATATTGCCCGCGCCCGTTCGGCGGAAGCATCCTATCGACTTCAGGAAATGCTCAGTGGAGCTTCGGCTACTAGTAGTCTCAATGCTTTTGAACGTATGGAAGAGAAGGTTTTTCAGATTGAAGCGAAATCAGCAGCTATAGGTCAATTAGATGGTGATGATTTGCAAAAACAATTTACTTCTCTAGAATCTGCTAAAAGCATTGATGCCGAATTGGCAACCATGAAACAACAGGCACTACATGAATCAGAAAGTACACCACCACAGCAATTGTCTCCAGATCCAGAGCCATAA
- a CDS encoding anti-sigma factor, protein MTTDSQFNDRSHLQPPGDLSEGMDQHTNESTGTMDMVKRDRFELLSAYLDGEVTATERRQVEEWLANDASVQCLYARLLKLRQGLRTLPVPDPAQSPEVTAQKVFSRLRRRSRLAWTVGGAAVAACVISVVSGLLPGSEFRTPQLAQKPQVEVEESTPVAKMPPTPAAPLMVALNNPVIEIPKAAVTTPEKTIDLKQPGLEKIEPDLN, encoded by the coding sequence ATGACTACTGATTCTCAGTTTAACGACCGTTCCCATTTGCAACCTCCTGGAGATTTGTCAGAAGGGATGGATCAACATACCAATGAATCAACGGGTACTATGGATATGGTGAAGCGCGATCGCTTCGAGTTATTAAGTGCATACCTCGATGGAGAGGTAACAGCTACAGAACGCAGACAAGTAGAAGAATGGCTGGCCAATGATGCCTCCGTTCAGTGTCTGTATGCCAGATTATTAAAACTACGGCAAGGTTTACGGACTCTACCAGTACCAGATCCCGCACAATCACCAGAAGTCACAGCCCAAAAAGTCTTCTCGCGGTTGCGCCGTCGTTCGCGTTTAGCCTGGACAGTTGGTGGTGCAGCAGTGGCGGCTTGTGTGATTAGTGTAGTTTCCGGTTTACTCCCTGGAAGTGAATTTAGAACACCGCAGTTAGCTCAAAAACCCCAAGTAGAAGTAGAAGAATCTACACCAGTAGCCAAAATGCCCCCTACGCCTGCTGCACCACTGATGGTGGCCTTAAATAATCCCGTCATCGAAATTCCGAAAGCAGCAGTTACTACACCAGAAAAAACTATTGACCTCAAACAGCCTGGACTGGAAAAAATTGAGCCAGACTTGAATTAA
- a CDS encoding sigma-70 family RNA polymerase sigma factor, producing MSQSIAVSWSTVDAKCTEASVQVDKLSNHDLILRCQVGLRPDRTAFAELLRRYQTQVDRVLYHLAPDWADRADLAQEVWIRVYRNINRLQEPAKFRGWLSRIATNLFYDELRKRKRVVSPLSLDAPRTLEDGEMDWEIAGDTPGPEEELTTREFYEQLREAIADLPEVFRTTIVLREIEGMAYEEIAEITGVSLGTVKSRIARARSRLQAQLQNYLDA from the coding sequence ATGAGTCAATCGATTGCTGTATCCTGGTCAACGGTTGATGCGAAATGTACAGAAGCATCGGTGCAAGTTGACAAACTCTCAAATCACGATCTAATTTTGCGCTGTCAAGTGGGATTGCGTCCAGATCGTACTGCGTTTGCAGAACTCCTGCGCCGCTATCAAACCCAAGTTGATCGAGTTTTATACCATTTGGCTCCAGACTGGGCTGATAGAGCAGATTTAGCTCAAGAAGTGTGGATTCGAGTGTATCGGAATATCAACCGATTACAAGAACCTGCTAAGTTTCGCGGCTGGTTAAGCCGGATTGCCACTAACTTGTTTTACGATGAATTGCGTAAACGCAAGCGGGTTGTCAGTCCCTTGTCTCTAGATGCTCCCCGCACCCTAGAGGATGGTGAAATGGATTGGGAAATTGCTGGTGACACTCCAGGCCCCGAAGAGGAGTTGACCACTAGAGAGTTTTACGAACAACTGCGAGAAGCGATCGCCGATTTACCAGAAGTGTTTCGGACTACAATTGTCTTACGAGAAATCGAAGGCATGGCTTATGAAGAAATTGCCGAAATTACAGGGGTTTCCTTGGGAACGGTAAAATCAAGAATAGCCAGAGCAAGATCCAGATTGCAAGCTCAATTGCAAAATTATCTAGATGCCTAA
- a CDS encoding L,D-transpeptidase, whose translation MVRNESVTRIAMFLCFGTAILSLAVHWRVTTTQQQSDNSATNRKFPGSIYGETAFGASTTVGESIPGQNQPRNSQFKSSDIQPHHKSGTVIQNVAKDTDIPNNKRLVGLETEQTENPNNDAQPASFFSQFSNQQKTSNKLGLKRQVVVDLSDRRTYVYQGNLVIASYPIAIGKKGWETPTGSFEVMNMQHDPIWRHPITGKVFPPGTDSPLGERWIGFWTDGRNEIGFHGTPDIHLLGTAISHGCLRMRNSDVRLLYDQVKVGTLVTVRD comes from the coding sequence ATGGTAAGAAATGAATCTGTAACGCGAATAGCAATGTTTCTCTGTTTTGGCACAGCCATCTTATCGTTAGCTGTTCATTGGCGAGTGACAACAACGCAACAACAGTCGGATAATTCAGCTACTAATAGAAAATTTCCTGGAAGTATATATGGGGAAACAGCTTTTGGTGCGTCTACAACTGTTGGTGAATCAATTCCTGGGCAAAATCAGCCGAGGAATTCTCAATTTAAGTCTTCTGACATTCAGCCTCATCATAAGTCGGGTACAGTAATCCAAAATGTAGCTAAGGACACTGATATACCCAATAACAAGCGATTAGTTGGGTTAGAAACAGAACAAACGGAAAATCCCAATAATGATGCTCAACCGGCATCCTTTTTTAGCCAGTTTTCCAATCAACAAAAAACTTCTAATAAACTGGGACTAAAAAGACAAGTGGTAGTTGATTTAAGCGATCGCCGCACTTATGTTTATCAAGGAAATTTAGTTATAGCCAGTTACCCAATTGCTATAGGTAAGAAAGGCTGGGAAACGCCGACGGGTTCTTTTGAAGTGATGAATATGCAGCATGATCCGATTTGGCGACACCCCATAACTGGTAAGGTATTTCCGCCGGGGACTGATAGTCCTTTAGGTGAACGCTGGATTGGTTTTTGGACAGATGGACGCAATGAGATTGGCTTTCACGGTACACCAGATATCCACTTGCTGGGGACTGCTATTTCTCACGGTTGCTTGAGGATGCGTAATTCTGATGTGCGTTTGTTATATGACCAAGTTAAAGTTGGCACATTGGTAACAGTGCGTGATTAA
- a CDS encoding AEC family transporter yields the protein MIDSLIHAYTPFLIWVGIGLLGSRLIPDSFLKWLGHGLYWVGVPLQILVLARHTDLSHGFVIPGVAVGVLLLSLVLALLIWQVLQWFKNHKQQLDLPNSDLEVDISLMPASLGSFILATILGNTGFVGLTLTQVLTSPKNNDWAVLFSVTNNVIGTYGIAVLIASYFGKSKINTHWWTQLRDLVTVPSLWTFFLGVSTQFVSLPIVVESALEQAVWIVIALALLLVGLRLGTITGWKSLKIASIASVLKVFVVPVLVGLGATFLGVTGEERLVLVLMSGTPTGLSVLILAEVYDLDRNLLASSIALTFIGLFLALPLWLVWFS from the coding sequence ATGATTGACAGTCTGATTCATGCTTATACCCCTTTTCTGATTTGGGTTGGTATTGGATTACTAGGCTCTCGGCTAATTCCAGATAGTTTCCTTAAGTGGCTTGGTCATGGGTTGTATTGGGTAGGAGTGCCATTACAAATTTTAGTTTTGGCGCGTCACACCGATTTATCTCATGGTTTCGTCATACCCGGAGTGGCAGTTGGAGTATTATTGCTAAGTCTGGTTTTAGCGTTGTTGATTTGGCAAGTTCTACAATGGTTCAAAAATCACAAACAGCAGCTAGATTTGCCAAATTCAGACTTGGAAGTGGATATTTCCTTAATGCCAGCCAGTTTGGGCAGTTTTATTCTAGCTACCATTTTAGGTAACACAGGTTTTGTCGGACTCACACTCACCCAAGTACTAACTAGTCCAAAAAACAACGACTGGGCAGTATTATTCAGCGTTACCAACAATGTTATTGGTACTTATGGTATTGCTGTCTTAATTGCCAGCTATTTTGGTAAAAGCAAAATCAATACCCACTGGTGGACTCAGTTACGAGATTTAGTTACAGTTCCTAGCTTGTGGACATTTTTTCTCGGCGTGAGTACTCAATTTGTTTCATTACCAATAGTAGTTGAGTCAGCATTAGAACAAGCGGTTTGGATAGTTATTGCCTTGGCTTTATTACTTGTGGGTCTGCGGCTAGGTACAATCACTGGTTGGAAAAGTTTAAAAATTGCTTCCATTGCCAGTGTACTAAAAGTATTTGTTGTACCTGTATTAGTAGGATTAGGCGCAACCTTTTTAGGTGTTACTGGTGAAGAACGGCTAGTGCTGGTGTTAATGTCTGGAACACCCACAGGGCTTTCTGTATTAATTTTGGCAGAAGTGTATGACTTGGATCGAAACTTATTAGCCAGCAGTATTGCTTTGACGTTTATCGGATTATTTCTGGCACTACCTTTGTGGCTTGTCTGGTTCAGCTGA
- the folB gene encoding dihydroneopterin aldolase, whose amino-acid sequence MDCIYLTGICCYGYTGYLPEEQVLGQWFEVDIKLWLDLSQAAETDAIADTLDYRSVISTIQNLVKTSRFALLEKLAGTIADTILQQSDRVTQVQVVVTKPAAPIPDFGGKISIELTRTGKR is encoded by the coding sequence ATGGACTGTATTTATTTAACGGGAATTTGCTGCTATGGCTACACGGGATATTTACCAGAGGAACAAGTTTTAGGGCAATGGTTTGAAGTGGATATTAAGCTATGGTTAGATTTGTCTCAAGCTGCGGAAACTGATGCGATCGCAGATACTCTCGATTATCGCAGTGTGATTAGCACTATTCAAAACTTAGTCAAAACATCCCGGTTCGCTTTACTCGAAAAGTTAGCAGGTACAATTGCCGATACTATCTTGCAACAGAGCGATCGCGTCACGCAAGTCCAAGTTGTCGTCACCAAACCCGCAGCGCCTATTCCTGATTTCGGCGGCAAAATTAGTATTGAATTGACGAGAACAGGGAAAAGGTGA